In Populus alba chromosome 1, ASM523922v2, whole genome shotgun sequence, a single window of DNA contains:
- the LOC118061235 gene encoding NADH dehydrogenase [ubiquinone] 1 alpha subcomplex subunit 13-A, producing MTEAVIRNKPGMASVKDMPILQDGPPPGGFAPVRFARRIPSKGPSAMAIFLAAFGAFSYGMYEVGKGNKIRRALKEEKYAARRAILPLLQAEEDERFVKEWKKYLEYEAEVMKDVPGWKVGESVYNSGRWMPPATGELRPEVW from the exons AGAAACAAGCCAGGGATGGCAAGCGTGAAGGACATGCCTATCCTTCAAGACGGCCCTCCTCCTGGTGGTTTTGCTCCTGTCCGATTCGCTCGTAGGATCCCCAGTAAAGGTCCTAGTGCTATGGCCATCTTTCTCGCTGCTTTTGGTGCCTTTTCTTATGGCATGTACGAAGTCGGCAAGGGAAACAAGATCCGCag GGCACTCAAGGAAGAGAAGTATGCTGCACGCAGGGCGATCCTGCCTCTGCTTCAAGCTGAAGAAGATGAAAG ATTTGTCAAGGAGTGGAAGAAGTATCTTGAATACGAGGCAGAAGTAATGAAGGATGTTCCTGGTTGGAAAGTTGGTGAAAGTGTCTATAATTCTGGGAGATGGATGCCCCCAGCAACTGGCGAGCTGCGTCCAGAGGTCTGGTGA